The sequence CATCGCGAATGAACTCGTGAATGGTGATGGATGATTggaattacataaataaatattatagaattaacGTATACCTGTTACCTCTTCATAGAAATTACAGTACAATGCACGTTTaagaattacataatttctcaaatttgtaacatttaatGTCGTTTTCTCACGTTCTCTCCCCATTGTCATTTCATTTCCATATATAGcacattaatttcttctttatgttttatttaaaatatattattatataacttatgttattcatcgaatattattattattattattattataattgctaTTATTGAGTCATATTGTGGTGTTATTAAGATAATATCTGCATATCTGCAAGTATACGATCACTGCATAGTActgcaatttttttcaaacagGTCATAGACATACGAAAAATATGCATATTCTGATTAAACAATCAATTAATCAGTGCTATTCATCTGTCAATCTGTGAGACGTATGGCGTATTGTAATGgttctataataaaacagATCAAGTAAAAAATGGCATATATTTAATAGctgtacataatttatgtaCCATTATGTGTCATTTTGTATCACTAAGTTAACGTCTTTTAAAGGATTTCTTCTGGCCCTTTCCCGctgcaaatttctttttctgcgttttaagattattttgtttcttcttGATGTTTGCcctgaaatataaaatgagcattattatatcaaaaaataatatataaaagtatgtaTAACGCACATTATGTATTACACAAAGTATAATACAAAACTTATGTATAACACACATGTAAGCTATTGTGCTACAAATCCACAaagattttgataaaaaatactGAAAAATATACTCACTCGTATCGCGTTCTTTTGATTTCTCTTTTACTCGTCAAATCTACGTCGAACGCTGACCGTTTTCTTTTCAATGACCGTTTTCTTTTTGACGATCCTTCAATGAAATAACGTAAATCACAGTAGAGGCAACAGCAGTtcttttgatattataaattataaaataatacgaaaTTCTGTGTTCATTACATAAACACATACCTTGTTTATTAGCGTAATCATTCTCGTCTACAGCATAAAGTTTCTTCGgtttcatgttttttttacataatcgTGCTTGCCATGCAGTTagcttttctaattttttgtCTTCCGCCTTCATAGATTCGTCTTGTgcattctcctttttttttcttcccttcactttttcttgtttcttatttttgtcAACTTGTTTCTGAGTTAATTGCAGGTTTTCTGAAAAatgcgtaaaatttaattatttcttagaATTGCATGAAGTTATGACAATAAGGAacgatattttagaaatatcaatttacctttctctttcttgttcTCCTTTTTGGTTTGGGGGAAGGCAGTTCTCTCATCCTTGTCATCTTCATCTTTAAGTATCTTTTCAGCACGATTAACTTGATTCTCTACTTCAGTCAATTTCTTCtcgcttctctcttcttccagAATTAGTTCTACGTTCGGCTCCAGggattgtatttttttattgtatttctcTATTATATCGGGCGGTATTATTCTCTTTTTGACAGGATTCTTTGCTTCCTTGATAACATCTTTTACCAAAGAACGTTCCTGTTCCCCGACCAAGGATACGGAAACGCCTGAACGTCCCGCTCGTGCAGTTCTCCCGACTCTAacacaattataaatattatttttctttagctCAAATACGTACGTAAAACGACGTGATAGCTACAACTGTTATACCGGTGTATATAATGCTGCAGGCTTGGTGGCATCATGAAATTAATCACCGTCTTGATACCGCTGATGTCTAAGCCGCGCGCTGCAACATCTGTTgctaataatacattaatctCTTCATCCTTAAATCGCCGCAGACTTTCCAGTCGTTGCGACTGTGTAAgatttccatgaagttctccagccttattatatataaacaaaaaaaagaattttatattaaaattaataatatcaactATTAAATGTTGATTATCGATTTACTTACTTTCACACCCAATAGTCCCAATAAAATGTGCAACCTGTGAGCTTGTTTTTTCGTCTGTACAAAAACTATGGTGCGATCGTGGAAAGTTCGACAAACTAACGCTGCTAAAATTGCTTCacggtctctttctcttttcttacgTATGCTGGAATTTCAACTCTGGTCAGCAAATGacaataatgtataaaaaattataaaaagtttttcagTTACCGAATAAATTCCTGACGCAAGTTGAAGGCTACATCTTGATTGCTATTTACAAACATTTTAATAGGTTTGTCGAGGGATACCGTGGCTAAATCCTTGACTTCCTCAGTCATAGTAGCAGAGAACAACATTGTTTGCCTGTTCTTCGAACACTGTTGCACAATGTATTTCACTTGGTCAGCGAAGTACTCATCCAACATTCTTAAAAATTGACACTTcattaaatatgaattatgcataataggttaatattatatatatattttctctttataagaatatattgaattttaattgttttaccTATCAGCTTCatctaaaattaatatttctatccTGAGCAATGAGAAAGTCGATGAATTTTTTAAGTGATCGATTAATCTGCCAGGTGTTGCTATTACAATGTCTGGTTTTTTCTCTAATACATTTTcctacatataaaaatatataaagaatattatctgcttatttatttttgatattcttTAGAAAAGTGTATGCAAAGCAAAGTAATTCACCTGTACTTTCGCGTCTAAACCACCCACAGATAAACCAACTTTTATTGTTGTAAATTGTGCTAACTGTTTTGTCACTTGATAAACTTGCACTCCCAACTCTCTAGTGGGCACGAGTACGAGAACTCGCGAAACGGCAGGACCGACCGGTTTGTACAACAATCTCTCCAAAGTGGGAATCATGTAAGCTGCCGTCTTGCCAGTACCCGTTGCCGCACAGCCACAAATATCACGACCCATCAAAGCTACAGGAATAGTAGCCGTTTGTATGGGAGTTGGTTGTGCGAAATTCATTTTCATCAGAGCCTACAAGTTTGTGAAATTCACACATATTTCACTATACACTTTaccatttaatatattttcttctatttaaatatattagtttttcacaaaattatttaatcaagtaatagattataattatatagcatACCTTTAAAAAAGGTCTGGACAAGTTCATTTGATGAAATGAATCATAGGTTTGATTTTCCGTATATTCTTCGAAATCAATTGTTTCCTCATCCTTTTCTCTGGCagtcttttcctttttatcttttttttccttggTTTTAATGATATCTATAACAATTTCATATAAGATTACAAAACTGAAGATATAGATATACAGATAGGTATGCAGGAAAATATGATGTTCTATTGCGATCACAAATAATGTATGAAATCACAGTCGTCACACATACGTAcaaatacacacatacacaaaattaaatatatgtacctTTTTTAAGTTCATCCTCTGATAGAGACATGACATCATCGTCCTGAGCTGTTTCAAGCTCTATCTTAATAGGATCATTCTCCGTTTCATTCTGATAGTCACAATAAggaattacttttaataatttcattaaaattaagaacaataaatatttcatataatattaatttatataagtaattgttttttttatgaattgtGTTATACTTTGCCTATAACATGGACGATATTACATACCTGGCTACCATGACGTTGCTTggctttttctattttatcatCTAATTTCATGTTTGCTTTCCGTTTAATATATTTGCCCAAATCATTCCAAGGATCTTCATTGTACTCTGAGCCACTGTCTTCAAATTCAAAACTGCTGTTAAAGTCTGTACACGGTTTCTTTTGCTTTCGTGGCTGGAACTGATGAACAGGAATTTAAGCAAAGTATTATCATTTAGGACagagcaaaaatatattttgtaaaaacataTAAAGTGTTCGGACGCCGGAATTGATCGCGATGCGACCGGCAATTCTGAAACCGGGAAACCGTCCACGCACTAAGCGTGATACGTTTTAATTTCTAACATAAAGAGaaagttaatatttatatcagacatattttttaaatagataacCTAAATGTTGAAATAGATAACctgtattatattactatattgACTTACATCGTCTTCCTCATCTGAAGTTTCAGAGTAATGTGACACTTCCTCATCATCATcgatagtttttattaaatcccAATTACTTGTCATCTTGAAGAAGAGTAAATATTAGTAAATCAAATATACATTCCTTTTAAATTAAACCTTGGTAAACTTTGATACACGTGGATCACCATCATGTCTTAAAGCCCACTCTACAATAGACAGTAAGCAGTAAGAAGTAAGAGTTTCCCATTGGtcagtttttgaaataatcgatttcgATTGGTCACTTCTTACTGCTTACTGCCATTGTAAACTAGGCTTGTGTAGCAAGCGCTTCGATTTCGCGGGCAAGATAAATGTGTGAGGAACAATGGCTACTACTACACGAGTGGAGGAGTTGATTAACTATTTTAAGTCACATAACAAAATCCGGGAACAGCAGAGTCACTCGGCGAAGGTGCACAGTGTGGGATGGAGTTGCGACGGCAAATATCTAGCCTCGGGTTCATTTGATAAATCCGTTTGTATATTCTCACTCGGGCCCGATCGTTTGGTTAGTAAACATAACCTATTAATAATGCTTTTAGAATGTTTTCTTTTAAGAcaggaatttttttatctacttATTgatctataaaattaataattgcaacTAAAAGGTTCGATAATTTATGGTAAAAGAGgctttaaaaatcttggatTGACGTAAGgacaatcatttttattaatttctaatgaCTAAGGTAAAGCGATTAAGCGCTGTTACTGtattaacgtaattttaattttaaacgtaaattaattgaatctcTAATGCGAATTTCTTTTACAGAAGCAGGAGACAACTTTTAGAGGGCATGGTGGTAGCGTGGACCAATTGTGTTGGCATGCATTTTACCCAGAATTATTGTCAACAGCGAGTGGAGACAAAACAGTTCGCATCTGGGACACGAGAACGCAGAAGTGTACGGCGAACATCAGCACCAGAGgagaaaatatcaatatatcatGGTCACCAGATGGTAACACAATTGCAGTCGGAAACAAAGAGGATCTCGTTACCTTCATTGATGCCCGGGTGATGAAGATACGCGCCGAGGAGCAGTTCAACTTTGAAGTGAATGAGATCTCGTGGAACAAAGACTCGGACACCTTCTATTTGACAAACGGTCAGGGTTGTGTGCATATACTCAGTTATCCGGAGCTTGAACTGTTGCACGTCATTAAGGCGCATCCTGGCACGTGTATCTGTATCGAGTTCGACCCAACCGGCCAGTACTTCGCCACCGGGTCTGCAGATGCACTAGTCTCCCTGTGGGACGCTGATGAATTGTGCTGCTTAAGGACTTTCTCGCGGCTAGAATGGCCAGTACGAACGATTTCCTTTTCGTACGATGGCCAGTTGCTAGCGGCAGCGTCCGAGGATTTAGTGATTGACATCGGCGAGGTGCAGACCGGTGAGAAGATCGCCGATGTTCCTGTGGAAGCGGCAACGTTCACTGTTGCTTGGCATCCGAAACAGTATCTTTTGGCTTATGCGTGTGACGATAAAGACACTTATGACAGAAAACGTGACGCTGGCAGTTTGAAAGTATTCGGCTTCTccaatgattaatttttttttattggacTCGCATTGTCTTCAAAATtctataagtatatattttgtttactTAGTGATTTTCACTTAATGATATTACTTATAATGTATTTATCATAATTGACGAATTGCTACGAAAGACATCTATAAGATACTGTAAGACATctagaaaaattgtataatttccGCGAATAAACTCTCAAAGAAAGTGAGAAATTCTACATAAATGCGATTTATGTGTATAAAATACAagatatttatgtaaacaCGAATgtagaaatgtaataaatttatataaatgagtttgtatgagagagaaaggtacTCGTTTATCACATATGTGGAATCTCTTGTTGACGATTTGGTTGGCATAGTTACGATGTCTATCtcgagtttattattatttgagtCACATGTGTCAAGCTTCACTTTGTCTGCACAAAGATCAGTGGCAAATCCATCTTCCTCGCTGGATTTTACTCTGTCGTCTCCGATGATCTTCGTCTCACTATGACAAATCCGGATGAAGTTAAGACCGTTTGCGAATGTCAGCATGCTCTCGCGTTATACAGTGACGAAGAAGTTCGTGAGACAAGGGACAACTTTAACAACGTTccaaatatacatgaaatcgaCGAGGAGGATAGTGAGCCCGAAGAAGCGGCAACTTTAGAGCAACCGGGTCCTGCTTCCCATCAAGAAGATGATAAAGTTGCATTGGAGAGTAAGGATGACGATGAATCCGCGTACACAGGCGAGTCTTTCTGCTCCGATGTGTCCTGCGACGAGTCCGAGGTCACCAGCGTCACATTGGGATCCCTGAAATCACTTTCGCTCCACATTGACGATCCTCGGCACAGTCCGAAGGAGCAGGATGCAGAAATTGACGAGTGGAAGGATGATTCCCAAGACGAGTCCTACTCGCTGAACGATAGGCCGTCTCGCGCGACAACGGCGAGTGGATTTGCCAGGTCAAGGCGATGCAGACGATGGAATATGAGTTTCACCGACGAGGAAATGCGTAGGATCGGGCGAGAAAACGAGCTACTGCTGAGAAAGATCATGGCGCAGCAGAGACCACGGAGTAGGATCATCGACGAATGCACCGCTCCGCCTAAAATCAGTAGCTCCGCGATAAACAGGAGgaagctgcagaagaaaataGAAGACGATAATATGGTATGGGTTTTTCTTCCTGGATATCGCTACCGAAACTTGAAGCAAACTATAAAAacgtatgaaaaataaaatatcggcAACACGCTTTCGTAcatatatttctgtattttttttttttaaacaaattaaatcatgcagcaagatacataatttaaaaaactctaTTTGCAGATTCTTTTGAAAAGGATACAACAAGCAAAGTCCCGCGTCTTCGCGAATGCATCGCAAATGGGTTGTAGATTgacttttttatagaactttTATGACACGTTGAAGAAACTTCTTAGAAACGTGAGAAACGGAATCAACTAGTAAACTAAGAtttgataaattgataaatattatctacGTAGGTATAAATTGTGATGTAAATTCTTTGAGGTTTTGTCACACATGCTTTGTCGTCTTTTAATCTACATGAAGTAATTCCGCGTATGCGGAATATTTCTGTTGTTTCGCGCACGAGAAAGTCGTGATGCACTTCGATGATCTATCACAGAAAGTTTCTGCTCTCCCTGAGTACAATATACATTAGTGcgttttttgcttttttgtgACTTCTTTATTAAAACACAACGATTACCAGTCTTGAAGAATAGGTACACATTTCTTTCGTTTCATACTTTGTATACGACGCAACCTTGTAAAACTTGTCTTGAAAATTTTGCGTGAAGGTATCTCTACAAGTCAAGACTATAAAAAATCACAGCTCTCACTCGTCTCGAATAACTTAATTATCACTCGTGGTTAATACCAAGATCAGAATTCTCGAGTAttgcattttctctcttttttttcctgtttctcttttttttcttctcttttctccgtGTTCCTCCGAACAATATCGCGAGAGCAGAGAAAGGGTGTGCTGTAGTCAAGgagcaaattataaatttacgtaTATAAGCCCATGTATAACGATATAGTtgtttctttaaattaatacGTGCTGTgattataatatgaaaatgtattttcctttttttttctcctatTTTTGTTATGTCGACTCTGCTATTCCATATGTACTATTTCCATTTCACTGTAGTCCCTCGATCAAGCATGTATTCAATTTTTACCAACAAAACCAAAAAACCAAAACAAAATTTCCAATTATCCTGCAATACGTAGGCGAACATTTTTCGCTTGCAGTCATTTAACGTATTTTATCATGCTTTAAATAACGAAacagaaaacaaaaattgtaacaCCTAGATTTTGGTTCAAGAAAAGACTGAACGAAAACAACTCGTTTGTGAGGCTTCGTCAATGTCGTATAACATAATAGTAACAATTATATCACAAAGTACGCTCGCGCAGCGCGGTTGCAACAAAACACAACAATTTCCGTAGCTCTGTATCGCGTCATCGCGGTCGCAATCGTATCGTCGCTATTACAAAAAActgttattttcaattttccaaaccaaaaaaaaagaaatcgtgAAACAAATCGACAATACGACGTCAGAAAACCAAACGTCCCCAATAATTAATCCTCGCGCTTCGACCGCCATGATTCCGTCGACGATGGTGTCCATATTGTGCTGAGCGAACGAAATGGATCGAAGCCTGTTCTTTCCTGAAAAGATCATCGAGAATCGTCATTTTTATCCACACAATGCCTTTGATGTCCGTTACTTTACCTGTGCATCCGACTCGGACTGTAACGGTTGCGACACCATAGGCGGTGCGGCCGCTCCCCATGGAGCCGCAGCCCACACACCCCCCGTGTTGATACCCCAGACACCACTGCGTTCCTCTCCAACAGCCGCCCTGGTGTACAACGGTTCCCAATTCGTATCGACTGTCCAGTTATCTGCAATTATATccattataatttacaacatAAACGCGAATTGCATTGAAAGCTTCTTTTCATAATTGCGATGCCGATTTTCTCGTAGAGACTGATACCTTTCAAATCAGATAGAACAGGTTTCTCCGTGATTTTCGACGACTCCAACTGAAATCCGTTTGTATTGTCTGACAGTAAATTTATCATAGGACTAGTATCCTCCCATAATTGGCACCGCGTGTCCTCCTCGGGAGTCTCCAATTCTACTAGAGGTTCGTCAGTTTCTGGAAGATCGTCGTACGGTACCAGCTCACGCTCGAACTGCCGACAGCACGATGAGTGAACGTTTGACTTGACGCTGTTCGAAAAATCGACCTGACTCGAATTGTCACTTACAGGATGTTCCGTGAACGCGTTGATGAAATAACTGTTCGAATGCTGCGAATCCGGTTGTAAAATCAGGGGATCCGGATCGAGGGCTTTATCCTTCTCCAGAGTCGCGATGCAGAGGGGAGGAGCTGGTTTCGACATCAAACTGTACTCCCTCGGTGCTTGCAGCAATTCTTGCGCCGATTGTGTCTTAGCGTATTGAACGTCCTTTACGTCGGTGCTGAACATCGTCGGCAGATTCGACGTGCTCGTCTGACTCTTGTGATTTACGTGATTCAGATTGGCGAACGAGACGAGTTCCTGGCTCCGCGCTACCACGTCGCTGAACTTGGCCCTGTTCTCGCCCCAGTAAGAGGGCGGGGGTGGCGTAGGAGTAGGAATTGTTCCCATGACGCGCGTTACGTCCTCTTTCTGGCTCATATTCCCGTTCACGGTAGAAGCTgcaaaatttaaacatttaagaataagaaaaatctATAGCCAATAGAATTGTGATGATATGATAATGTAGCAAAACGTAAATAACGTACTTTTCACATGCGTTTTGTCGGCTCCACGACGTTTCTGAACCGATTTCTCCTTTCGTGGTGGATTCTTATTCTGACGTGGTAACTTGAAAGATGACTCAACGGTGCGCGAGGTATGAACGTGGTGCGATTTCGTGGTAGATCTAGTAGTACTCGTTTTCCATCTGTTCGGGTCATTCTGCTTCTCCTTATCGTACTCATCGTCATCACAGTCGCCTTCGTAATTATCCTTATAATCTACGCATGGCACAGGAGGAATAGACTGAGGTTTGCTTTTCTTAGATATCGGCTTTCTTTGGAGCTTTTCTTGCTTCCCGTACGACTGCTCGAAACCCTGCATGAGAGAACAAGCTTTCTTAATTCAGAAACGGCTTATCCACATAATTAATTCATCGACAACCAACATTTTCTcagttttggaaaacaaatttGATCACGATTAACGAATGCGGTTTAACTCTTTCGTTTCTAACGCAGTCGTCGTCACGAAAAggttaattattattccttataattactataatttgCCATAAGTTTACGTGAACTTGAACTTACTTTACACAAATTCGTTTCATCATGAGTCGAACTTTCCGTTGTCGTGGACGAGGTCTCTTCCTCTGAAAGGTGAACGATCTTTTGAATGCTCGCCGACTCGAGTTTTTTCAACGAAACATGATTATTGTGATTACTGTTGTTTCCGCTACTACTCGTCTGCTTATTTCGCTTGTTGTCCACTTTATTGGTTcgattgttattaataattccggCGTCCACTTGGACTTCGTGGTCAACCAGCTTTGACTCTTCCTTAGCACTCGGCTGCGTCGTCGGTTGTGGTTTTCCCTTTCTGTTTGACGTAGGGCTCGACTTCGTTGTCACGTTCACGGTACATTTCTTCTCTTGACtgatctgagtgtccgcaagCGTATCGTTCACCGCGTAATTGTCCGATGCAGCTTCCTGGCTGTTGTTCTGCTTCttattattcttctttttcgacCCGCACGTATTTGCTGCGTTTATGGCGTTTGCGTTGTTGTCCGCGTTAGCGGGTTCATCGCATCGTTTGAAAGACAGCAGGTCCTTGGACTCGGTATCCAGTTTGAATTTGCGTTCCTCCTCGGCGGTCCAGTCCGGAATCTTCAGCCCTCTCTGCGAGTCTTTATCTTTGCATTTTTTCACGTTCATCAACGTCCAATCAGGGAACGTTTCGTCTTTCCTCGTCTTGCTCTTCTCGTCGTTCGTTTTCTCTTGTTTGTTATTggcaccgccgccaccgtcgctGCTACCACCaccgctgccgctgccgctAATTTGCGTCTGTGTATTGTGCACCGAAACGTGTGACAACAGTCTTAGATCCAGGGGTGGTTGCACCGTGCTCTCCTTCGAGTAACTGGCTAGTGCACTATGTAGTATCCGGTCCGCCTCAAAAAACGAGACGACGACAACCAACAAGAACACTATTATCGAGACGCCGATGGCAATCCACTGCATCGTACGTTCCCATGGCGGTCTGGCGAGCACCGACGCGCACAAATCTAACAAATGCGTCGGCAAAGTCGCCTGCAGATTAAGTATCATCACGCCATTCTCCATATCCTCGCCGCCGCTGTCCGGCCCGACGCTGGTCAACACGAGTAGCTTCCGCTCCACGCGTGACAACGTAAAGTCCGGTGTGAACGCTACCTCGATCTTTTTCGTCGCATTCGAATCCAGCTTGAAGGACGAGCAATTGAGTACCTGAAAGCCGTAGCCCTCGCAAGGCAGGCCGTTGATCTCGAAACCGTAGATCTCGATCGGTAGCTCCCCCGTATTTCTAGCCAGGAAAGATCGTTTTACGGTGAGAGTAGGAGTCGTGCCGCGCTCtcctaaaataaaaagaggcaATTTTGTGAGGAACATCTCGTTTTGGCCAAGTGACATTAAAgcaaaattaaacatttgagAAATGTGTGATGCACAAAGCTCAAGTTGCAGCAAAATTAGCGAACGCAAGGATGAAGGGAAACGATGAAAACTGTAGAAAGATGCAGATCTTCCCTTAAACCGTGAGGCCTTAAAAGTGAGGAAACGTACATACGTTCGCAATTTTTAAGATGTTTGTCCGCCAGTTCGAACAGCAGGGGCGCAGTCGAGCCCGGCTTACGATTGTCGAACCTAAATTGTGCACTCGCACCTCGGCCAGTCATACGTAGCACTTCTAAAATAGTCATATTATTTCTGGAAAGCCATTAAAACATCACGTCAATACATAAGGAACAGCAGCGTAACACTTTAATCCTGCTTAATCTCAATATCTCCTCCCTTTCTCCACGCCCCGTGAGTAATTTacctaatatataaaaaaccaGACGACACTGAAGCGGAGAGGGGTGTATATGCTACGCGGATCGTCCTCGATTCCGCAGGGTACAAGTACAAGGGTAGCGACTGAGGCGCTACCGGTACACCCCACTGTTTCTCGAACAGTCCTCGCTCGTCCGCCTCGTTCTCCTCCAGCTTGAACTCTTCTGGGACCGTAGACGAGCATTCCGCGCACGCAGGCTTAAATCTACACGGACATTAAAGAGATGTCAATTCGCGATCCAATACGGTAAAATGATTTGTTGCAAAGCATCGTTAATGAAGCTACAATTGGCCATTCTTACTTCATCGGCAAGGAGTGATAAAGACGCACTCCTTGAGGGTAACTCCAGTCCATCACCAGCTGGACTATCAGCGGGCTCATGCTCG comes from Ooceraea biroi isolate clonal line C1 chromosome 8, Obir_v5.4, whole genome shotgun sequence and encodes:
- the LOC105274844 gene encoding transmembrane protein 131 isoform X2, which gives rise to MPEKKVLYCLLLLTLLDATLQIRSSLHGHNNAFVQDDNDVQYLLDNMPISMHKDFPNTVHGAGIAISLRDTPLDEDKMEDSLSHISFEPSILDFKERQLGIPHQETVIMFNKDHNKTIHLSSISGNTRHFHSSFFQNKVIPPLGNTTFNVVFLGRDEGDIDTHLFIHTSDGTLKYQVKGISVSSPYRLRPVVDVKLPLNASFTPLIYMHNPHPEALQVVEVYSSGGEFQLELPSGEPEGSRDLWEILPYQTKPIIRLRFNAYAEKNHTAYVRFKVNNTAEILVVAVEVEVKSGAGLHWGGSSGVINLGMGGSLQPPIRHPIALKNSAKKAIKVVNIINTPVSKALKLHFEPAIIPGETDIPIAIGMLVYDWKTGLDLQHFKGKLIIKAIGPGGSSQKLAIPWVAQVLQGGLEVNTSITHYCSPQSNQARNFSVVNKFKLPLAITNVTMCSNAKSLFTIKDFTPRVIKPDQKVNIFSLQLAKERKGDNVKMESSILIHSNVSVTEVPLLSYDGKVRKIMPGEKEDDMGTMNFGTVGSGTENEAIFALENQNPVNVELHGWGVNMPGAVLELMGCQSGPADLLDKEFRNITVCSHSGNQYIKPGFLAIFKIKVKTPVVEEDTIVGDVFVRTTYERFTLPVYMRVAHGRISLKKLIFTDCFPGSICVQQVKVHSTFSRPMEITHIAPINKDDRIKYIPLEEATMPVISKGETNIGSIQIDSSVICKQHCYLGLPVETSTGSQWLNTMSLPSHTRDSDLNLLNARYMRFVNSTTGGSWDNVTMRLDTTEVRGHKFYVNIKPFWPSLLAGSGNIKNKSVLMFPLTQVGNTSYCAIKLHNPSMSPLIVQLVMDWSYPQGVRLYHSLPMKFKPACAECSSTVPEEFKLEENEADERGLFEKQWGVPVAPQSLPLYLYPAESRTIRVAYTPLSASVSSGFLYIRNNMTILEVLRMTGRGASAQFRFDNRKPGSTAPLLFELADKHLKNCERERGTTPTLTVKRSFLARNTGELPIEIYGFEINGLPCEGYGFQVLNCSSFKLDSNATKKIEVAFTPDFTLSRVERKLLVLTSVGPDSGGEDMENGVMILNLQATLPTHLLDLCASVLARPPWERTMQWIAIGVSIIVFLLVVVVSFFEADRILHSALASYSKESTVQPPLDLRLLSHVSVHNTQTQISGSGSGGGSSDGGGGANNKQEKTNDEKSKTRKDETFPDWTLMNVKKCKDKDSQRGLKIPDWTAEEERKFKLDTESKDLLSFKRCDEPANADNNANAINAANTCGSKKKNNKKQNNSQEAASDNYAVNDTLADTQISQEKKCTVNVTTKSSPTSNRKGKPQPTTQPSAKEESKLVDHEVQVDAGIINNNRTNKVDNKRNKQTSSSGNNSNHNNHVSLKKLESASIQKIVHLSEEETSSTTTESSTHDETNLCKGFEQSYGKQEKLQRKPISKKSKPQSIPPVPCVDYKDNYEGDCDDDEYDKEKQNDPNRWKTSTTRSTTKSHHVHTSRTVESSFKLPRQNKNPPRKEKSVQKRRGADKTHVKTSTVNGNMSQKEDVTRVMGTIPTPTPPPPSYWGENRAKFSDVVARSQELVSFANLNHVNHKSQTSTSNLPTMFSTDVKDVQYAKTQSAQELLQAPREYSLMSKPAPPLCIATLEKDKALDPDPLILQPDSQHSNSYFINAFTEHPFERELVPYDDLPETDEPLVELETPEEDTRCQLWEDTSPMINLLSDNTNGFQLESSKITEKPVLSDLKDNWTVDTNWEPLYTRAAVGEERSGVWGINTGGVWAAAPWGAAAPPMVSQPLQSESDAQERTGFDPFRSLSTIWTPSSTESWRSKRED